One Tachysurus vachellii isolate PV-2020 chromosome 8, HZAU_Pvac_v1, whole genome shotgun sequence genomic window carries:
- the pcbp3 gene encoding poly(rC)-binding protein 3 isoform X1, whose amino-acid sequence MESSKVQSEGGLNVTLTIRLLMHGKEVGSIIGKKGETVKKMREESAARINISEGNCPERIVTITGPTDAIFKAFAMIAYKFEEDIINSMSNSPATSKPPVTLRLVVPASQCGSLIGKGGSKIKEMRESTGAQVQVAGDMLPNSTERAVTISGTPDAIIQCVKQICVVMLESPPKGATIPYRPKPASTPVIFSGGQVRADPLAASAANLSLLLQHQPLPAYTIQGQYAIPHPDQLTKLHQLAMQQTPFTPLGQTTPAFPGLDASPPASTHELTIPNDLIGCIIGRQGTKINEIRQMSGAQIKIANAMEGSSERQITITGTPANISLAQYLINARFRDVAAMWIDPSSMTTS is encoded by the exons ATGGAATCCAGCAAAGTGCAGTCTGAGGGTGGTCTAAACGTCACCCTCACCATCCGCCTCCTCATGCATGGCAAA GAAGTTGGAAGCATCATTGGAAAG AAAGGAGAAACTGTGAAGAAAATGCGTGAGGAG AGTGCTGCTCGCATCAACATCTCAGAGGGGAACTGTCCAGAGCGAATCGTTACCATTACAGGACCCACGGATGCCATCTTCAAGGCTTTTGCCATGATTGCCTACAAATTTGAAGAG GATATAATCAACTCCATGAGCAACAGCCCGGCCACCAGCAAGCCCCCTGTCACCTTAAGGCTGGTGGTTCCAGCCAGCCAGTGTGGCTCTCTCATTGGCAAAGGAGGCTCCAAAATCAAGGAGATGAGAGAG TCCACAGGAGCTCAGGTGCAAGTGGCCGGGGACATGCTGCCCAACTCCACAGAGCGCGCTGTGACAATCTCGGGCACCCCGGACGCCATCATCCAGTGTGTCAAACAGATATGTGTGGTCATGCTGGAG TCCCCACCGAAAGGTGCCACCATCCCCTATCGCCCAAAGCCTGCCTCCACCCCGGTCATTTTTTCAGGTGGCCAGGTAAGAGCCGACCCGCTGGCGGCGTCCGCAGCCAATCTCAGCCTTTTACTGCAGCACCAGCCACTGCCT GCTTACACTATTCAGGGACAGTATGCTATTCCACATCCAGAT CAGTTGACCAAGCTCCACCAGTTGGCTATGCAGCAAACCCCTTTTACCCCCCTTGGACAGACCACCCCTGCTTTCCCCG GTCTGGATGCCAGTCCCCCGGCCAGTACTCATGAACTCACCATTCCCAATGAT CTAATAGGCTGCATAATCGGGCGCCAGGGAACCAAAATCAACGAGATCCGTCAGATGTCTGGAGCACAGATCAAAATCGCTAATGCCATGGAAGGGTCATCAGAGCGCCAGATCACCATCACAGGAACCCCCGCCAACATCAGCCTTGCGCAGTACCTCATTAATGCAAG GTTCAGAGATGTGGCAGCCATGTGGATTGACCCCTCATCAATGACTACATCCTGA
- the pcbp3 gene encoding poly(rC)-binding protein 3 isoform X7 yields the protein MESSKVQSEGGLNVTLTIRLLMHGKEVGSIIGKKGETVKKMREESAARINISEGNCPERIVTITGPTDAIFKAFAMIAYKFEEDIINSMSNSPATSKPPVTLRLVVPASQCGSLIGKGGSKIKEMRESTGAQVQVAGDMLPNSTERAVTISGTPDAIIQCVKQICVVMLESPPKGATIPYRPKPASTPVIFSGGQAYTIQGQYAIPHPDQLTKLHQLAMQQTPFTPLGQTTPAFPGLDASPPASTHELTIPNDLIGCIIGRQGTKINEIRQMSGAQIKIANAMEGSSERQITITGTPANISLAQYLINARLTSEVTGMGSL from the exons ATGGAATCCAGCAAAGTGCAGTCTGAGGGTGGTCTAAACGTCACCCTCACCATCCGCCTCCTCATGCATGGCAAA GAAGTTGGAAGCATCATTGGAAAG AAAGGAGAAACTGTGAAGAAAATGCGTGAGGAG AGTGCTGCTCGCATCAACATCTCAGAGGGGAACTGTCCAGAGCGAATCGTTACCATTACAGGACCCACGGATGCCATCTTCAAGGCTTTTGCCATGATTGCCTACAAATTTGAAGAG GATATAATCAACTCCATGAGCAACAGCCCGGCCACCAGCAAGCCCCCTGTCACCTTAAGGCTGGTGGTTCCAGCCAGCCAGTGTGGCTCTCTCATTGGCAAAGGAGGCTCCAAAATCAAGGAGATGAGAGAG TCCACAGGAGCTCAGGTGCAAGTGGCCGGGGACATGCTGCCCAACTCCACAGAGCGCGCTGTGACAATCTCGGGCACCCCGGACGCCATCATCCAGTGTGTCAAACAGATATGTGTGGTCATGCTGGAG TCCCCACCGAAAGGTGCCACCATCCCCTATCGCCCAAAGCCTGCCTCCACCCCGGTCATTTTTTCAGGTGGCCAG GCTTACACTATTCAGGGACAGTATGCTATTCCACATCCAGAT CAGTTGACCAAGCTCCACCAGTTGGCTATGCAGCAAACCCCTTTTACCCCCCTTGGACAGACCACCCCTGCTTTCCCCG GTCTGGATGCCAGTCCCCCGGCCAGTACTCATGAACTCACCATTCCCAATGAT CTAATAGGCTGCATAATCGGGCGCCAGGGAACCAAAATCAACGAGATCCGTCAGATGTCTGGAGCACAGATCAAAATCGCTAATGCCATGGAAGGGTCATCAGAGCGCCAGATCACCATCACAGGAACCCCCGCCAACATCAGCCTTGCGCAGTACCTCATTAATGCAAG GCTGACGTCTGAAGTCACTGGAATGGGCTCTCTCTAA
- the pcbp3 gene encoding poly(rC)-binding protein 3 isoform X2, protein MESSKVQSEGGLNVTLTIRLLMHGKEVGSIIGKKGETVKKMREESAARINISEGNCPERIVTITGPTDAIFKAFAMIAYKFEEDIINSMSNSPATSKPPVTLRLVVPASQCGSLIGKGGSKIKEMRESTGAQVQVAGDMLPNSTERAVTISGTPDAIIQCVKQICVVMLESPPKGATIPYRPKPASTPVIFSGGQVRADPLAASAANLSLLLQHQPLPAYTIQGQYAIPHPDLTKLHQLAMQQTPFTPLGQTTPAFPGLDASPPASTHELTIPNDLIGCIIGRQGTKINEIRQMSGAQIKIANAMEGSSERQITITGTPANISLAQYLINARFRDVAAMWIDPSSMTTS, encoded by the exons ATGGAATCCAGCAAAGTGCAGTCTGAGGGTGGTCTAAACGTCACCCTCACCATCCGCCTCCTCATGCATGGCAAA GAAGTTGGAAGCATCATTGGAAAG AAAGGAGAAACTGTGAAGAAAATGCGTGAGGAG AGTGCTGCTCGCATCAACATCTCAGAGGGGAACTGTCCAGAGCGAATCGTTACCATTACAGGACCCACGGATGCCATCTTCAAGGCTTTTGCCATGATTGCCTACAAATTTGAAGAG GATATAATCAACTCCATGAGCAACAGCCCGGCCACCAGCAAGCCCCCTGTCACCTTAAGGCTGGTGGTTCCAGCCAGCCAGTGTGGCTCTCTCATTGGCAAAGGAGGCTCCAAAATCAAGGAGATGAGAGAG TCCACAGGAGCTCAGGTGCAAGTGGCCGGGGACATGCTGCCCAACTCCACAGAGCGCGCTGTGACAATCTCGGGCACCCCGGACGCCATCATCCAGTGTGTCAAACAGATATGTGTGGTCATGCTGGAG TCCCCACCGAAAGGTGCCACCATCCCCTATCGCCCAAAGCCTGCCTCCACCCCGGTCATTTTTTCAGGTGGCCAGGTAAGAGCCGACCCGCTGGCGGCGTCCGCAGCCAATCTCAGCCTTTTACTGCAGCACCAGCCACTGCCT GCTTACACTATTCAGGGACAGTATGCTATTCCACATCCAGAT TTGACCAAGCTCCACCAGTTGGCTATGCAGCAAACCCCTTTTACCCCCCTTGGACAGACCACCCCTGCTTTCCCCG GTCTGGATGCCAGTCCCCCGGCCAGTACTCATGAACTCACCATTCCCAATGAT CTAATAGGCTGCATAATCGGGCGCCAGGGAACCAAAATCAACGAGATCCGTCAGATGTCTGGAGCACAGATCAAAATCGCTAATGCCATGGAAGGGTCATCAGAGCGCCAGATCACCATCACAGGAACCCCCGCCAACATCAGCCTTGCGCAGTACCTCATTAATGCAAG GTTCAGAGATGTGGCAGCCATGTGGATTGACCCCTCATCAATGACTACATCCTGA
- the pcbp3 gene encoding poly(rC)-binding protein 3 isoform X5 yields MESSKVQSEGGLNVTLTIRLLMHGKEVGSIIGKKGETVKKMREESAARINISEGNCPERIVTITGPTDAIFKAFAMIAYKFEEDIINSMSNSPATSKPPVTLRLVVPASQCGSLIGKGGSKIKEMRESTGAQVQVAGDMLPNSTERAVTISGTPDAIIQCVKQICVVMLESPPKGATIPYRPKPASTPVIFSGGQAYTIQGQYAIPHPDQLTKLHQLAMQQTPFTPLGQTTPAFPGLDASPPASTHELTIPNDLIGCIIGRQGTKINEIRQMSGAQIKIANAMEGSSERQITITGTPANISLAQYLINARFRDVAAMWIDPSSMTTS; encoded by the exons ATGGAATCCAGCAAAGTGCAGTCTGAGGGTGGTCTAAACGTCACCCTCACCATCCGCCTCCTCATGCATGGCAAA GAAGTTGGAAGCATCATTGGAAAG AAAGGAGAAACTGTGAAGAAAATGCGTGAGGAG AGTGCTGCTCGCATCAACATCTCAGAGGGGAACTGTCCAGAGCGAATCGTTACCATTACAGGACCCACGGATGCCATCTTCAAGGCTTTTGCCATGATTGCCTACAAATTTGAAGAG GATATAATCAACTCCATGAGCAACAGCCCGGCCACCAGCAAGCCCCCTGTCACCTTAAGGCTGGTGGTTCCAGCCAGCCAGTGTGGCTCTCTCATTGGCAAAGGAGGCTCCAAAATCAAGGAGATGAGAGAG TCCACAGGAGCTCAGGTGCAAGTGGCCGGGGACATGCTGCCCAACTCCACAGAGCGCGCTGTGACAATCTCGGGCACCCCGGACGCCATCATCCAGTGTGTCAAACAGATATGTGTGGTCATGCTGGAG TCCCCACCGAAAGGTGCCACCATCCCCTATCGCCCAAAGCCTGCCTCCACCCCGGTCATTTTTTCAGGTGGCCAG GCTTACACTATTCAGGGACAGTATGCTATTCCACATCCAGAT CAGTTGACCAAGCTCCACCAGTTGGCTATGCAGCAAACCCCTTTTACCCCCCTTGGACAGACCACCCCTGCTTTCCCCG GTCTGGATGCCAGTCCCCCGGCCAGTACTCATGAACTCACCATTCCCAATGAT CTAATAGGCTGCATAATCGGGCGCCAGGGAACCAAAATCAACGAGATCCGTCAGATGTCTGGAGCACAGATCAAAATCGCTAATGCCATGGAAGGGTCATCAGAGCGCCAGATCACCATCACAGGAACCCCCGCCAACATCAGCCTTGCGCAGTACCTCATTAATGCAAG GTTCAGAGATGTGGCAGCCATGTGGATTGACCCCTCATCAATGACTACATCCTGA
- the pcbp3 gene encoding poly(rC)-binding protein 3 isoform X4, whose product MESSKVQSEGGLNVTLTIRLLMHGKEVGSIIGKKGETVKKMREESAARINISEGNCPERIVTITGPTDAIFKAFAMIAYKFEEDIINSMSNSPATSKPPVTLRLVVPASQCGSLIGKGGSKIKEMRESTGAQVQVAGDMLPNSTERAVTISGTPDAIIQCVKQICVVMLESPPKGATIPYRPKPASTPVIFSGGQVRADPLAASAANLSLLLQHQPLPAYTIQGQYAIPHPDLTKLHQLAMQQTPFTPLGQTTPAFPGLDASPPASTHELTIPNDLIGCIIGRQGTKINEIRQMSGAQIKIANAMEGSSERQITITGTPANISLAQYLINARLTSEVTGMGSL is encoded by the exons ATGGAATCCAGCAAAGTGCAGTCTGAGGGTGGTCTAAACGTCACCCTCACCATCCGCCTCCTCATGCATGGCAAA GAAGTTGGAAGCATCATTGGAAAG AAAGGAGAAACTGTGAAGAAAATGCGTGAGGAG AGTGCTGCTCGCATCAACATCTCAGAGGGGAACTGTCCAGAGCGAATCGTTACCATTACAGGACCCACGGATGCCATCTTCAAGGCTTTTGCCATGATTGCCTACAAATTTGAAGAG GATATAATCAACTCCATGAGCAACAGCCCGGCCACCAGCAAGCCCCCTGTCACCTTAAGGCTGGTGGTTCCAGCCAGCCAGTGTGGCTCTCTCATTGGCAAAGGAGGCTCCAAAATCAAGGAGATGAGAGAG TCCACAGGAGCTCAGGTGCAAGTGGCCGGGGACATGCTGCCCAACTCCACAGAGCGCGCTGTGACAATCTCGGGCACCCCGGACGCCATCATCCAGTGTGTCAAACAGATATGTGTGGTCATGCTGGAG TCCCCACCGAAAGGTGCCACCATCCCCTATCGCCCAAAGCCTGCCTCCACCCCGGTCATTTTTTCAGGTGGCCAGGTAAGAGCCGACCCGCTGGCGGCGTCCGCAGCCAATCTCAGCCTTTTACTGCAGCACCAGCCACTGCCT GCTTACACTATTCAGGGACAGTATGCTATTCCACATCCAGAT TTGACCAAGCTCCACCAGTTGGCTATGCAGCAAACCCCTTTTACCCCCCTTGGACAGACCACCCCTGCTTTCCCCG GTCTGGATGCCAGTCCCCCGGCCAGTACTCATGAACTCACCATTCCCAATGAT CTAATAGGCTGCATAATCGGGCGCCAGGGAACCAAAATCAACGAGATCCGTCAGATGTCTGGAGCACAGATCAAAATCGCTAATGCCATGGAAGGGTCATCAGAGCGCCAGATCACCATCACAGGAACCCCCGCCAACATCAGCCTTGCGCAGTACCTCATTAATGCAAG GCTGACGTCTGAAGTCACTGGAATGGGCTCTCTCTAA
- the pcbp3 gene encoding poly(rC)-binding protein 3 isoform X8 produces the protein MESSKVQSEGGLNVTLTIRLLMHGKEVGSIIGKKGETVKKMREESAARINISEGNCPERIVTITGPTDAIFKAFAMIAYKFEEDIINSMSNSPATSKPPVTLRLVVPASQCGSLIGKGGSKIKEMRESTGAQVQVAGDMLPNSTERAVTISGTPDAIIQCVKQICVVMLESPPKGATIPYRPKPASTPVIFSGGQAYTIQGQYAIPHPDLTKLHQLAMQQTPFTPLGQTTPAFPGLDASPPASTHELTIPNDLIGCIIGRQGTKINEIRQMSGAQIKIANAMEGSSERQITITGTPANISLAQYLINARLTSEVTGMGSL, from the exons ATGGAATCCAGCAAAGTGCAGTCTGAGGGTGGTCTAAACGTCACCCTCACCATCCGCCTCCTCATGCATGGCAAA GAAGTTGGAAGCATCATTGGAAAG AAAGGAGAAACTGTGAAGAAAATGCGTGAGGAG AGTGCTGCTCGCATCAACATCTCAGAGGGGAACTGTCCAGAGCGAATCGTTACCATTACAGGACCCACGGATGCCATCTTCAAGGCTTTTGCCATGATTGCCTACAAATTTGAAGAG GATATAATCAACTCCATGAGCAACAGCCCGGCCACCAGCAAGCCCCCTGTCACCTTAAGGCTGGTGGTTCCAGCCAGCCAGTGTGGCTCTCTCATTGGCAAAGGAGGCTCCAAAATCAAGGAGATGAGAGAG TCCACAGGAGCTCAGGTGCAAGTGGCCGGGGACATGCTGCCCAACTCCACAGAGCGCGCTGTGACAATCTCGGGCACCCCGGACGCCATCATCCAGTGTGTCAAACAGATATGTGTGGTCATGCTGGAG TCCCCACCGAAAGGTGCCACCATCCCCTATCGCCCAAAGCCTGCCTCCACCCCGGTCATTTTTTCAGGTGGCCAG GCTTACACTATTCAGGGACAGTATGCTATTCCACATCCAGAT TTGACCAAGCTCCACCAGTTGGCTATGCAGCAAACCCCTTTTACCCCCCTTGGACAGACCACCCCTGCTTTCCCCG GTCTGGATGCCAGTCCCCCGGCCAGTACTCATGAACTCACCATTCCCAATGAT CTAATAGGCTGCATAATCGGGCGCCAGGGAACCAAAATCAACGAGATCCGTCAGATGTCTGGAGCACAGATCAAAATCGCTAATGCCATGGAAGGGTCATCAGAGCGCCAGATCACCATCACAGGAACCCCCGCCAACATCAGCCTTGCGCAGTACCTCATTAATGCAAG GCTGACGTCTGAAGTCACTGGAATGGGCTCTCTCTAA
- the pcbp3 gene encoding poly(rC)-binding protein 3 isoform X3, with translation MESSKVQSEGGLNVTLTIRLLMHGKEVGSIIGKKGETVKKMREESAARINISEGNCPERIVTITGPTDAIFKAFAMIAYKFEEDIINSMSNSPATSKPPVTLRLVVPASQCGSLIGKGGSKIKEMRESTGAQVQVAGDMLPNSTERAVTISGTPDAIIQCVKQICVVMLESPPKGATIPYRPKPASTPVIFSGGQVRADPLAASAANLSLLLQHQPLPAYTIQGQYAIPHPDQLTKLHQLAMQQTPFTPLGQTTPAFPGLDASPPASTHELTIPNDLIGCIIGRQGTKINEIRQMSGAQIKIANAMEGSSERQITITGTPANISLAQYLINARLTSEVTGMGSL, from the exons ATGGAATCCAGCAAAGTGCAGTCTGAGGGTGGTCTAAACGTCACCCTCACCATCCGCCTCCTCATGCATGGCAAA GAAGTTGGAAGCATCATTGGAAAG AAAGGAGAAACTGTGAAGAAAATGCGTGAGGAG AGTGCTGCTCGCATCAACATCTCAGAGGGGAACTGTCCAGAGCGAATCGTTACCATTACAGGACCCACGGATGCCATCTTCAAGGCTTTTGCCATGATTGCCTACAAATTTGAAGAG GATATAATCAACTCCATGAGCAACAGCCCGGCCACCAGCAAGCCCCCTGTCACCTTAAGGCTGGTGGTTCCAGCCAGCCAGTGTGGCTCTCTCATTGGCAAAGGAGGCTCCAAAATCAAGGAGATGAGAGAG TCCACAGGAGCTCAGGTGCAAGTGGCCGGGGACATGCTGCCCAACTCCACAGAGCGCGCTGTGACAATCTCGGGCACCCCGGACGCCATCATCCAGTGTGTCAAACAGATATGTGTGGTCATGCTGGAG TCCCCACCGAAAGGTGCCACCATCCCCTATCGCCCAAAGCCTGCCTCCACCCCGGTCATTTTTTCAGGTGGCCAGGTAAGAGCCGACCCGCTGGCGGCGTCCGCAGCCAATCTCAGCCTTTTACTGCAGCACCAGCCACTGCCT GCTTACACTATTCAGGGACAGTATGCTATTCCACATCCAGAT CAGTTGACCAAGCTCCACCAGTTGGCTATGCAGCAAACCCCTTTTACCCCCCTTGGACAGACCACCCCTGCTTTCCCCG GTCTGGATGCCAGTCCCCCGGCCAGTACTCATGAACTCACCATTCCCAATGAT CTAATAGGCTGCATAATCGGGCGCCAGGGAACCAAAATCAACGAGATCCGTCAGATGTCTGGAGCACAGATCAAAATCGCTAATGCCATGGAAGGGTCATCAGAGCGCCAGATCACCATCACAGGAACCCCCGCCAACATCAGCCTTGCGCAGTACCTCATTAATGCAAG GCTGACGTCTGAAGTCACTGGAATGGGCTCTCTCTAA
- the pcbp3 gene encoding poly(rC)-binding protein 3 isoform X6: MESSKVQSEGGLNVTLTIRLLMHGKEVGSIIGKKGETVKKMREESAARINISEGNCPERIVTITGPTDAIFKAFAMIAYKFEEDIINSMSNSPATSKPPVTLRLVVPASQCGSLIGKGGSKIKEMRESTGAQVQVAGDMLPNSTERAVTISGTPDAIIQCVKQICVVMLESPPKGATIPYRPKPASTPVIFSGGQAYTIQGQYAIPHPDLTKLHQLAMQQTPFTPLGQTTPAFPGLDASPPASTHELTIPNDLIGCIIGRQGTKINEIRQMSGAQIKIANAMEGSSERQITITGTPANISLAQYLINARFRDVAAMWIDPSSMTTS, encoded by the exons ATGGAATCCAGCAAAGTGCAGTCTGAGGGTGGTCTAAACGTCACCCTCACCATCCGCCTCCTCATGCATGGCAAA GAAGTTGGAAGCATCATTGGAAAG AAAGGAGAAACTGTGAAGAAAATGCGTGAGGAG AGTGCTGCTCGCATCAACATCTCAGAGGGGAACTGTCCAGAGCGAATCGTTACCATTACAGGACCCACGGATGCCATCTTCAAGGCTTTTGCCATGATTGCCTACAAATTTGAAGAG GATATAATCAACTCCATGAGCAACAGCCCGGCCACCAGCAAGCCCCCTGTCACCTTAAGGCTGGTGGTTCCAGCCAGCCAGTGTGGCTCTCTCATTGGCAAAGGAGGCTCCAAAATCAAGGAGATGAGAGAG TCCACAGGAGCTCAGGTGCAAGTGGCCGGGGACATGCTGCCCAACTCCACAGAGCGCGCTGTGACAATCTCGGGCACCCCGGACGCCATCATCCAGTGTGTCAAACAGATATGTGTGGTCATGCTGGAG TCCCCACCGAAAGGTGCCACCATCCCCTATCGCCCAAAGCCTGCCTCCACCCCGGTCATTTTTTCAGGTGGCCAG GCTTACACTATTCAGGGACAGTATGCTATTCCACATCCAGAT TTGACCAAGCTCCACCAGTTGGCTATGCAGCAAACCCCTTTTACCCCCCTTGGACAGACCACCCCTGCTTTCCCCG GTCTGGATGCCAGTCCCCCGGCCAGTACTCATGAACTCACCATTCCCAATGAT CTAATAGGCTGCATAATCGGGCGCCAGGGAACCAAAATCAACGAGATCCGTCAGATGTCTGGAGCACAGATCAAAATCGCTAATGCCATGGAAGGGTCATCAGAGCGCCAGATCACCATCACAGGAACCCCCGCCAACATCAGCCTTGCGCAGTACCTCATTAATGCAAG GTTCAGAGATGTGGCAGCCATGTGGATTGACCCCTCATCAATGACTACATCCTGA